From Skermanella sp. TT6, a single genomic window includes:
- the glgC gene encoding glucose-1-phosphate adenylyltransferase: protein MQLKIMGLILAGGKGTRLFPLTKERAKPAVPFGGKYRIVDFVLSNFINSGIFSIYVLIQFRSQSLLQHLRDGWQFGGLLQEQFIIPVPAQMRSPGETWYSGTADAVAQNCNLIEQSRPDLVVLFGADHIYRMDIRQMIEFHSRKNAGVTVAVIPVDKKYAKEFGVIEVDEDGRIIGFVEKREDAPTMPGDPTKVLASMGNYIFSTDLLLKMIYDDVKNPNSSHDFGKDILPNLVGKVEMFAYDFQTNRIAGDPPDRVPYWRDVGTLDAYYEASMDVRAIDPPLNLYNRQWPLRTSGYSDPPAKFAFDEDDRRGQAIDSMLSGGCIVSGGIVKRSVLGRWVRVHSGALVEDSVIFDNVDIGRRARIRRAIIEKNARIPPDAVIGYDLEEDRKKYHVTESGIVVIDGTRSPVPLGRVTV, encoded by the coding sequence ATGCAACTCAAGATCATGGGCCTGATCCTCGCCGGCGGCAAAGGCACGCGGCTGTTTCCGTTGACGAAGGAGCGGGCGAAGCCGGCGGTACCCTTCGGCGGCAAGTACCGCATCGTCGATTTCGTCTTGAGCAATTTCATCAACTCGGGAATTTTCTCGATCTATGTCCTGATCCAGTTCCGCAGCCAGTCCCTGCTCCAGCATCTGCGCGACGGCTGGCAGTTCGGCGGACTGCTCCAGGAACAGTTCATCATTCCGGTGCCGGCCCAGATGCGCTCCCCCGGGGAGACCTGGTACAGCGGCACGGCCGATGCCGTGGCCCAGAACTGCAACCTGATCGAACAGTCCCGCCCCGACCTCGTCGTCCTGTTCGGCGCCGATCACATCTACCGGATGGACATAAGGCAGATGATCGAGTTCCATTCCCGGAAGAATGCCGGCGTCACGGTCGCGGTGATCCCGGTCGACAAGAAATACGCCAAGGAATTCGGCGTGATCGAGGTGGACGAGGACGGGCGGATAATCGGCTTCGTCGAGAAGCGCGAGGATGCCCCGACCATGCCGGGGGACCCGACCAAGGTCCTGGCGTCGATGGGCAACTACATCTTCTCGACCGACCTGCTGCTGAAGATGATCTACGACGACGTCAAGAACCCGAACAGCTCCCACGACTTCGGCAAGGACATCCTGCCCAACCTGGTGGGCAAGGTCGAGATGTTCGCCTACGACTTCCAGACCAACAGGATCGCCGGCGACCCGCCGGACCGGGTCCCCTACTGGCGCGACGTCGGCACGCTGGACGCCTATTACGAGGCCAGCATGGACGTGCGCGCGATCGATCCGCCGCTCAACCTCTATAACCGCCAGTGGCCGCTGCGCACCTCGGGCTATTCGGACCCGCCGGCCAAGTTCGCCTTCGACGAGGACGACCGCCGGGGCCAGGCGATCGACAGCATGCTGTCCGGCGGCTGCATCGTGTCGGGCGGCATCGTCAAGCGCTCGGTGCTCGGCCGCTGGGTGCGCGTCCATTCCGGCGCCCTGGTGGAGGACAGCGTGATCTTCGACAACGTGGACATCGGACGCCGGGCCAGGATCCGCCGCGCGATCATCGAGAAGAACGCCCGCATCCCCCCGGACGCCGTGATCGGCTACGATCTGGAGGAGGACCGCAAGAAGTACCATGTCACCGAAAGCGGGATCGTGGTCATCGACGGCACCCGGTCGCCGGTGCCGCTGGGCCGCGTCACCGTCTGA
- a CDS encoding LuxR C-terminal-related transcriptional regulator, with translation MNANGRTILVESNRLFREGLKHLLAGTRFEVGAEFNTLEQAIAHAGAQQGSGQDAEPGLVITGQPIKEAADLRQLRDVHPAARIVVLADDMSVDMLREAMGGGADGFLIKNVSPEALIQSLQLIMLGEKVFPTNLAAMLLDINAPSPQNSIRGLSPREQEILQSLVTGASNKMIAIRLGITEATVKVHLKTLLRKIDVNNRTQAAIWAMNNGFSAEGASTPTRNLQAVSA, from the coding sequence ATGAACGCCAATGGTCGCACGATCCTCGTTGAGTCCAACCGTCTTTTCCGTGAAGGGCTGAAGCATCTGCTGGCAGGCACCCGCTTCGAAGTCGGTGCGGAGTTCAACACCCTGGAGCAGGCGATCGCCCATGCCGGCGCCCAACAAGGTTCGGGCCAGGACGCCGAGCCGGGCCTGGTGATCACCGGGCAGCCCATCAAGGAGGCGGCCGACCTGCGGCAGCTCCGGGACGTCCATCCCGCGGCCCGGATCGTCGTGCTGGCCGACGACATGTCGGTGGACATGCTGCGCGAGGCGATGGGCGGCGGCGCCGACGGGTTCCTGATCAAGAACGTCTCGCCGGAGGCGCTGATCCAGTCGCTCCAGCTCATCATGCTGGGCGAGAAGGTGTTCCCGACCAATCTCGCGGCGATGCTGCTCGACATCAACGCGCCCTCGCCCCAGAACTCGATCCGCGGCCTGTCGCCCCGCGAGCAGGAGATCCTTCAGTCCCTGGTCACCGGGGCCAGCAACAAGATGATCGCGATCCGGCTCGGCATCACCGAGGCGACCGTCAAGGTCCACCTGAAGACGCTGCTGCGCAAGATCGACGTCAACAACCGCACCCAGGCGGCGATCTGGGCCATGAACAACGGCTTCTCGGCGGAAGGCGCCAGCACGCCGACCCGCAACCTCCAGGCGGTTTCCGCCTGA
- a CDS encoding MHYT domain-containing protein, translating into MSGHYNTALVLLSYAIAVFASFTALDLAARVRTSDGTGARAWIAAAAVAMGGGIWAMHFVGMLAWMMPMPVAYDSGITVASLLLPIVVTGIGLFVVNADASSTARTLAAGTMMGAGIVSMHYLGMSGMRMQARLEYDPVLVGVSVLIAIGASVAALRLAFRTGSGLQRFAAAGVMGLAVVGMHYTGMAAAIFVVDADLPGPSGDGLDQTVVGTLVTVVSFLLLSMALSSAMIDRRLARREAVMLRASELRFRALVQNASDAMLLTDDAGTIGFASGPTDRIFGRSETALLGQPASDVVRGDCGNVAELVSDSAARPGESVSRTVRTELPEGGYRTLEVIATNLLHQPAVGGIVLTFRDLTERLRLEEELDQASRLATLGTMAAGIAHEMSQPLNAISLWSEDALLAMEDGEFDEDHMKQVMRVAVEQAQRLRGIVDHMRVFSRRDTGTTEVFDVRDSLRVAIQLVERQFAAEGVTVALDLPGEPVQARGRPLQLEQVVLNLLTNARDAVQDRAAVAPDREGRIEVAARTDPAAGTLVICVSDTGTGIKPRDMARIFDPFFTVKEAGRGTGLGLAISFRIVEAMAGRITAANIVEGDTVTGARFEVRLPLAE; encoded by the coding sequence ATGAGCGGGCATTACAACACCGCACTTGTGCTGCTGTCCTACGCAATCGCCGTTTTCGCCTCGTTCACCGCCCTCGATCTGGCCGCGCGCGTCCGTACCTCCGACGGAACGGGCGCAAGGGCCTGGATCGCCGCCGCCGCCGTCGCGATGGGCGGCGGCATCTGGGCGATGCATTTCGTCGGCATGCTGGCCTGGATGATGCCGATGCCGGTCGCCTACGACTCCGGCATCACCGTCGCGTCGCTTCTGCTCCCGATCGTCGTCACCGGCATCGGGCTGTTCGTCGTCAATGCCGACGCATCCTCCACCGCGCGGACCCTGGCCGCCGGCACCATGATGGGAGCCGGCATCGTCTCCATGCATTATCTCGGCATGTCCGGCATGAGGATGCAGGCCCGGCTGGAATACGATCCCGTGCTGGTCGGAGTATCGGTGCTGATCGCCATCGGCGCCTCGGTCGCGGCGTTGCGGCTTGCGTTCCGCACCGGTTCCGGGCTTCAGCGGTTCGCCGCCGCAGGCGTCATGGGGCTCGCCGTCGTCGGCATGCACTATACCGGCATGGCGGCCGCGATCTTCGTGGTGGACGCGGACCTGCCGGGTCCGAGCGGGGACGGTCTGGACCAGACCGTCGTCGGCACCCTGGTGACGGTGGTCAGCTTCCTGCTCCTTTCCATGGCGCTGTCCTCGGCGATGATCGACCGGCGGCTGGCACGGCGGGAAGCCGTCATGCTGCGCGCCAGCGAATTGCGCTTCCGGGCACTGGTGCAGAACGCGTCGGATGCCATGCTGCTGACCGACGATGCCGGCACCATCGGCTTCGCCAGCGGCCCGACCGACCGGATCTTCGGCCGCTCCGAGACCGCGCTGCTGGGCCAGCCGGCCTCGGATGTCGTGAGGGGGGATTGTGGGAACGTCGCCGAACTGGTCTCCGACTCCGCGGCCAGGCCGGGCGAGAGCGTCAGCCGGACGGTGAGGACGGAGTTGCCGGAAGGCGGTTACCGCACGCTGGAGGTGATCGCGACCAACCTGCTGCACCAGCCTGCGGTGGGCGGGATCGTCCTGACCTTCCGCGACCTGACCGAACGCCTGCGGCTGGAGGAGGAACTGGATCAGGCGTCGCGTCTCGCCACCCTGGGTACCATGGCGGCCGGCATAGCCCATGAAATGAGCCAGCCGCTCAACGCGATCTCGCTGTGGAGCGAGGACGCGCTGCTGGCGATGGAGGACGGCGAGTTCGACGAGGACCACATGAAGCAGGTGATGAGGGTGGCGGTCGAGCAGGCGCAGCGCCTGCGCGGCATCGTCGACCACATGCGCGTCTTCAGCCGCCGCGATACCGGCACGACGGAGGTCTTCGACGTGCGCGATAGCCTGCGGGTCGCGATCCAGCTGGTCGAACGGCAGTTCGCGGCGGAGGGCGTCACCGTGGCGCTCGACCTGCCCGGGGAGCCGGTCCAGGCGCGGGGGCGCCCGCTCCAGCTCGAGCAGGTCGTGCTGAACCTGCTGACGAATGCCCGCGACGCCGTCCAGGACAGGGCCGCGGTCGCGCCCGACCGGGAGGGCCGCATCGAGGTGGCGGCCCGGACCGACCCGGCGGCGGGCACGCTGGTGATCTGCGTCTCCGACACCGGCACCGGCATCAAGCCGCGCGACATGGCCCGCATCTTCGATCCCTTCTTCACGGTCAAGGAGGCCGGGCGCGGAACCGGCCTGGGCCTCGCCATCAGCTTTCGGATCGTCGAGGCGATGGCGGGCCGCATCACCGCCGCCAATATCGTGGAGGGCGATACGGTGACCGGCGCCCGCTTCGAGGTAAGACTGCCGCTTGCGGAATAA
- a CDS encoding alpha/beta hydrolase family esterase translates to MARATGGAATAFRNPGSANAAPSWRPDIVEVEEFGSNPGNLRMYRFVPPRLSRNAPLVVALHGCGQTAASLDHGIAWSQLAARLGFALLLPEQKRANNFNRCFGWFSPGDMERDRGEPLSIRQMVDRMVAEHRLDPGRIYVTGLSAGGAMTSTLLAAYPDVFAGGAIVAGMPYKAAYGRMDALNAMVHGRARPSIVWAGLVRAASAHRGRWPRVSVWHGDSDRTVNPANGAEIVKQWVGVHRLPRGPATVDKVNGHMRRAWLNRAGEAVVEEYVVKGMAHGTPVRAGSGARSVLTAPYVFDMGIACIEHIAWFWGLSKRRPGRWTRQRPSGR, encoded by the coding sequence ATGGCCCGAGCGACAGGCGGGGCTGCGACGGCATTCCGCAATCCGGGTTCGGCCAATGCCGCCCCGTCATGGCGGCCCGACATCGTGGAGGTGGAGGAGTTCGGCTCCAACCCCGGGAATCTCCGGATGTACAGGTTCGTGCCGCCGCGATTGTCCAGGAACGCTCCGCTGGTGGTGGCCCTGCACGGCTGCGGGCAGACGGCGGCCAGTCTCGACCATGGCATCGCCTGGTCGCAGTTGGCCGCCCGCCTGGGATTCGCGCTGCTTCTGCCGGAGCAGAAGCGGGCGAACAACTTCAACCGGTGCTTCGGCTGGTTCTCGCCGGGCGACATGGAGCGCGACCGGGGCGAGCCCCTGTCGATTCGCCAGATGGTCGACCGGATGGTCGCCGAACATCGGCTCGACCCCGGACGCATCTATGTGACCGGCCTGTCCGCCGGCGGGGCGATGACCTCCACTCTTCTCGCCGCGTATCCGGATGTCTTCGCCGGCGGGGCCATCGTCGCCGGCATGCCTTACAAGGCGGCCTATGGCAGGATGGACGCGCTCAACGCCATGGTCCACGGCCGAGCCAGGCCGTCCATCGTCTGGGCGGGGCTCGTCCGCGCCGCTTCGGCGCACCGCGGGCGGTGGCCGCGGGTATCGGTCTGGCACGGCGACTCGGACAGGACCGTCAATCCCGCCAACGGCGCGGAGATCGTCAAGCAGTGGGTCGGCGTCCACCGGCTGCCCCGCGGTCCCGCCACGGTGGACAAGGTCAACGGGCACATGCGGCGCGCCTGGCTGAACCGCGCCGGCGAGGCGGTCGTCGAGGAGTATGTCGTCAAGGGGATGGCGCACGGAACGCCGGTGCGGGCCGGCAGCGGCGCGCGGTCGGTCCTGACGGCGCCCTATGTCTTCGACATGGGAATCGCCTGCATCGAGCATATCGCCTGGTTCTGGGGCCTGTCGAAGCGCCGCCCCGGCCGCTGGACCCGGCAGCGCCCTTCCGGCAGGTAA
- a CDS encoding alpha-D-glucose phosphate-specific phosphoglucomutase: MAPVIVQTTPFNDQKPGTSGLRKKVAVYSQPHYVANFVQSIFDVMDGIRGQTVVVGGDGRFYNAEAIQIIIRMAAANGIGRLLVGRGGILSTPAASNVIRKHKAFGGIILSASHNPGGPDGDFGIKYNTGNGGPAPERITDAIHRRTGEITEYRTVEAPDLDLDRLGETRLDGMAVEIIDPVADYADLMESLFDFGRIRAMFQGGFRMTFDALSAVTGPYATEILENRLGAPAGTVLNGTPLPDFGGHHPDPNPVHAHDLVAAMTGPNPPDFGAASDGDGDRNMIMGPNLFVTPSDSLAVLAANAHLAPGYSAGLKGIARSMPTSRAADRVAAKLGIPGFETPTGWKFFGNLLDAGMATLCGEESAGTGSDHVREKDGLWAVLLWLNVLAVRGEPIGRIMTGHWREYGRDYYTRHDYEDIDTATADALMADLRAALPTLPGKAFGDTSVEAADDFEYRDPVDGSVASRQGVRVILKDGSRVVYRLSGTGTGGATLRVYMERYEADPAGQDRDAQEALSGLIAIADRIAGIRSRTGREAPSVIT, encoded by the coding sequence ATGGCCCCGGTGATCGTCCAAACCACCCCCTTCAACGATCAGAAGCCCGGCACCTCGGGCCTGCGCAAGAAGGTGGCCGTCTATAGCCAGCCGCACTACGTGGCCAACTTCGTCCAGTCCATCTTCGACGTGATGGACGGCATCCGGGGCCAGACCGTCGTGGTCGGCGGCGACGGGCGCTTCTACAATGCCGAAGCCATCCAGATCATCATCAGGATGGCGGCGGCCAACGGCATCGGGCGCCTGCTGGTCGGCCGCGGCGGCATCCTCTCCACGCCGGCCGCGTCCAACGTCATCCGCAAGCACAAGGCGTTCGGCGGGATCATCCTGTCGGCCAGCCACAATCCCGGCGGCCCCGACGGCGACTTCGGCATCAAGTACAATACCGGCAACGGCGGCCCCGCGCCGGAGCGGATCACCGACGCGATCCACCGCCGCACCGGCGAGATCACCGAATACCGCACGGTGGAGGCACCGGACCTCGACCTCGACCGGCTCGGCGAAACCCGGCTCGACGGCATGGCGGTGGAGATCATCGACCCCGTCGCCGACTATGCCGACCTGATGGAGAGCCTGTTCGACTTCGGCCGGATCCGCGCGATGTTCCAGGGCGGATTCCGGATGACCTTCGACGCGCTCAGCGCGGTCACCGGCCCCTATGCCACCGAGATCCTGGAGAACCGGCTGGGTGCCCCCGCAGGGACAGTGCTGAACGGGACTCCCCTGCCCGACTTCGGCGGACACCACCCCGATCCCAACCCGGTCCATGCCCACGACCTGGTCGCCGCCATGACCGGGCCGAACCCGCCGGATTTCGGCGCCGCCTCCGACGGCGACGGCGACCGCAACATGATCATGGGACCGAACCTCTTCGTGACGCCCAGCGACAGCCTGGCGGTCCTGGCGGCCAACGCCCATCTGGCCCCGGGCTATTCCGCCGGCCTGAAGGGGATCGCGCGTTCCATGCCGACAAGCCGCGCCGCCGACCGGGTCGCGGCCAAGCTGGGCATCCCCGGCTTCGAGACCCCCACCGGCTGGAAGTTCTTCGGCAACCTGCTGGACGCAGGCATGGCGACCCTGTGCGGCGAGGAAAGCGCCGGCACCGGCTCGGACCATGTCCGCGAGAAGGACGGGCTGTGGGCGGTGCTGCTCTGGCTCAACGTCCTCGCGGTCCGGGGCGAGCCGATCGGCCGCATCATGACGGGGCACTGGCGCGAGTACGGCCGCGACTACTATACGCGGCACGACTACGAGGACATCGACACCGCGACGGCCGACGCGCTGATGGCCGACCTGCGGGCCGCTTTGCCGACCCTTCCCGGCAAGGCTTTCGGGGACACCTCGGTCGAAGCGGCGGACGATTTCGAGTACCGCGATCCGGTGGACGGCTCCGTCGCCAGCCGCCAGGGCGTGCGCGTCATCCTGAAGGACGGCTCCCGCGTGGTCTATCGCCTGAGCGGCACCGGCACCGGGGGCGCCACGCTCCGTGTCTATATGGAACGCTACGAGGCCGATCCCGCCGGCCAGGACAGGGACGCGCAGGAAGCCTTGTCGGGCCTGATCGCCATCGCCGACCGGATCGCCGGCATCCGGTCCCGGACCGGCCGGGAAGCGCCGTCGGTCATCACCTGA
- a CDS encoding response regulator: MSDQRHILVVDDEVLAAMAMEHVLQRRGFRVSRAGDGQEAWDIWERDGADAVVTDLKMPRMTGDELAARLRVAAPRLPVIVASGYLSEAIEHRLRVEIDGPIEIFTKPLDLAGMLRTLKAMLGPEAGSSPAV, encoded by the coding sequence ATGTCGGACCAGCGCCACATCCTTGTCGTCGATGACGAGGTGCTTGCCGCGATGGCGATGGAGCATGTGCTTCAGCGGCGGGGGTTCCGGGTCAGCCGGGCGGGTGACGGGCAGGAGGCCTGGGACATCTGGGAGCGCGACGGGGCAGACGCGGTCGTGACCGATCTGAAGATGCCGCGCATGACCGGCGACGAACTGGCCGCCCGTCTGCGGGTCGCGGCGCCGCGCCTGCCGGTGATCGTCGCCAGCGGCTATCTGTCGGAAGCGATCGAACACCGGCTGCGGGTCGAGATCGACGGCCCGATCGAGATCTTCACCAAGCCGCTCGACCTTGCCGGCATGCTGCGCACGCTGAAAGCGATGCTGGGTCCTGAAGCGGGAAGCAGTCCCGCCGTGTGA
- a CDS encoding YgjV family protein, whose product MLAEIFGITGVVAGSSWGFLKDRRAILAVQAFATVMFGIHYGLLGAWSGSAMCAVTLVQAVASLPERRNRATTILFWSTVPMIALLTVLTWNGLASAGAAFGMAMATLGRWQTDTFKLRGFFILCSMGWATHNMMVGSPFGLASDTMCFVSNLWRLRTELGLRRPRRTPPAPALTGLAAST is encoded by the coding sequence ATGCTCGCCGAAATTTTTGGCATCACCGGCGTCGTCGCCGGTTCGTCCTGGGGTTTCCTCAAGGACCGCCGCGCCATTCTCGCGGTCCAAGCCTTCGCCACCGTCATGTTCGGCATCCATTACGGACTGCTCGGCGCCTGGAGCGGCTCGGCCATGTGCGCCGTGACCCTGGTCCAGGCGGTGGCCTCGCTGCCAGAGCGCCGCAACCGGGCGACCACGATCCTGTTCTGGTCGACGGTCCCGATGATCGCGCTGCTGACCGTCCTGACCTGGAACGGGCTCGCATCGGCCGGCGCCGCGTTCGGCATGGCCATGGCGACGCTCGGGCGCTGGCAGACCGACACCTTCAAGCTGCGCGGCTTCTTCATCCTTTGCTCCATGGGGTGGGCGACGCACAACATGATGGTGGGCTCGCCGTTCGGGCTGGCATCGGACACCATGTGCTTCGTCAGCAATCTCTGGCGCCTCCGGACCGAACTGGGGCTTCGTCGCCCGCGCAGGACGCCGCCGGCTCCCGCGCTTACGGGGCTCGCCGCTTCAACGTGA